CATTAAACAAGTACAACAAAATGCACTTAGCATCTGACCAGAAGTGCAAATAAAAGAGTACAAAAAATGTACAAGTGAAACAAGTACATACAATGTGTGTTATTAAGTGAGATGTATAATGTATTATTAAATGAGATGTGCAATGAAGGCAAACGGCAAGTACAAGGAAGCATGCAACTGAAATGCAGGGCTAGCAGCAATGAGGTGCCCGAGGTAGACATGTACATGTAACTCCAAGAGAGGAGTTTCCCTGACATTGCCATAGGCCTGTAAAATCTGTGACTCTCGTCTTAATCTACCTCACCAAACCAACTCCCAACTGGGGTAGagtatatataaatacacaggtgGGTTCCCAAAGGACTGCTTAGCAGTCAGCAGTTAGTAGAGTGTAGAAGAGTAGACTTGAGTTCAGTCAAGACCGTATCATTTACAGGAAGTAATTCTAAACATACAGGAGACCCATCCACCCTCTCACCCTCCGTCCTTCCCTGACCCAAAACCAACCCTTCAGCcgctcatcctccctccctccctccctccgtccttcccAAACCCTGACCCAAAACCAACCCTCCGTCCTTCCCAAACCCTGACCCAAAACCAACCCTCCGTCCTTCCCAAACCCTGACCCAAAACCAACCCTCCGTCCTTCCCAAACCCTGACCCAAAACCAACCCATCcaccctctcaccctccatcCTTCCCAAACCCTGACCCAAAACCAACCCTCCGTCCTTCCCAAACCCTGACCCAAAACCAACCCTCCGTCCTTCCCAAACCCTGACCCAAAACCAACCCTTCTGCCGCTCACCTCTGTACAGCAGCCACTCCATCCAGTGCTTGAAGTCCCTCAGGTTGCAGTCACACTCCCAGGGGTTAGCCCCTAGCTGAAGAGACTGGAGGTTAGCCAGGGGCTCGAAGGCTGCTCTCTCCAGGGCATGGAGCCTGTTCCCGGCCACGGAGAGCCACGTCAGCCCCTGCAGCTCATCCAGCAGACCCAGGGGGATATCAGACAGCCCGTTGAGGGAGACATCTAGCTTCCTCAGCCCCACCAGCCCCTGGAAGAGATCCCTATCCAAGGCCCTAAGACTGTTGTTGTGGAGGGTCAGATCTGATAGATTCCCCAGGTCCTTGAAGAGCGCTGGGGGAAGATTATCCAGGTAGTTGTTGGAGAGATCCAGTCGCTCCAGGGAGGTGAGGTTAGCGAAGGACCCTGGACCCAGGGAGGAGAGGTGGTTGTTGGAGAGATCCAGTCGCTCCAGGGAGGTGAGGTTAGCGAAGGACCCTGGACCCAGGGAGGAGAGGTGGTTGTTGGGCAGCAGGAGGGTGCGGGCGGAGACTGGGAGATGGGTGAGGGCGGGCATGGAGAGCAGGCCGCGCCCGCTGCAGTCTACGTCGGTGGCGTTGCAGAGGCAGGTCGGAGGACAGGCGGTGGTTAGATCCACCAGGGAAGACAGGACACACAGGAGACACAGCAGAActggagacagacggagagagaaagggtCAGAAGTCAATAAGGCAGAAACCAATCTCCCTGTGAAATCATTGTACATTGCAGAGcgcaactgaagagagagagggacagggacaaagatacagggttagagagagagacccacatgaccaaaaagataagggttagagagagagaaccacatgaccaaaagataagggtcagagaaagagagacccacatgaccaaaagataagggcgagagagagagagacccacatgaccaaaagatacagggtcagagagagagacccacatgaccaaaagatAAGGGTCggagagagagacccacatgaccaaaagatacagggtcagagagagagagacccacatgaccaaaagataagggtcagagagagagacccacatgaccaaaatataagggttagagagagagacccacatgaccaaaagataagggttagagagagagagacccacatgaccaaaatatacagggtcagagagagagacccacatgaccaaaagataagggtcagagagagagagacccacatgaccaaaagataaggtttagagagagagagacccacatgaccaaaaagatacagggttagagagagagacccacatgaccaaaagataaggtttagagagagagagtcccacatgaccaaaagataagggttagagagagagagacccacatgaccaaaagataagggtcagagagagagagacccacatgaccaaaagataaggtttagagagagagagacccacatgaccaaaaagataagggttagagagagagacccacatgaccaaaagatacagggttagagagagagagacccacatgaccaaaagataagggttagagagagagacccacatgaccaaaacgatacagggtcagagagagagacccacatgaccaaaagataagggttagagagagagacccacatgaccaaaacaatacagggttagagagagagacccacatgaccaaaagataagggttagagagagagagagacccacatgaccaaaagataagggttagagagagagagacccacatgaccaaaagataagggttagagagagagactcacatgACCAAAACGatacagggtcagagagagagagacccacatgaccaaaaagataagggttagagagagagagacccacatgaccaaaacgatacagggtcagagagagagagacccacatgaccaaaagataagggttagagagagagagacccacatgaccaaaaagataagggtcagagagagagacccacatgaccaaaagataagggtcagagagagagacccacatgaccaaaaagataagggttagagagagagacccacatgaccaaaagataagggttagagagagagacccacatgaccaaaacgatacagggtcagagagagagacccacatgaccaaaagataagggttagagagagagacccacatgaccaaaaagatacagggttagagagagagacccacatgaccaaaagataagggttagagagagagagagacccacatgaccaaaagataagggttagagagagagagacccacatgaccaaaagataagggttagagagagagactcacatgACCAAAACGatacagggtcagagagagagacccacatgaccaaaaagataagggttagagagagagagacccacatgaccaaaagataagggttagagagagagagacccacatgaccaaaacgatacagggtcagagagagagacccacatgaccaaaaagatacagggttagagagagagacccacatgaccaaaaagatacagggttagagagagagacccacatgaccaaaatataagggttagagagagagagacccacatgaccaaaaagatacagggttagagagagagacccacatgaccaaaaagatacagggttagagagagagacccacatgaccaaaatataagggttagagagagagacccacatgaccaaaacgatacagggtcagagagagagacccacatgaccaaaagataagggttagagagagagacccacatgaccaaaaagatacagggttagagagagagacccacatgaccaaaagataagggttagagagagagagagacccacatgaccaaaagataagggttagagagagagagacccacatgaccaaaagataagggttagagagagagactcacatgACCAAAACGatacagggtcagagagagagacccacatgaccaaaaagataagggtcagagagagagacccacatgaccaaaagataagggttagagagagagacccacatgaccaaaaagatacagggttagagagagagacccacatgaccaaaatataagggttagagagagagagagacccacatgaccaaaacgatacagggtcagagagagagacccacatgaccaaaatataagggttagagagagagacccacatgaccaaaaagatacagggttagagagagagacccacatgaccaaaatataagggttagagagagagagacccacatgaccaaaaagatacagggttagagagagagacccacatgaccaaaatataagggttagagagagagacccacatgaccaaaatataagggttagagagagagagagacccacatgaccaaaaagatacagggtcagagagagatacccacatgaccaaaagataagggttagagagagagagacccacatgaccaaaacgatacagggtcagagagagagacccacatgaccaaaagataagggttagagagagagagacccacatgaccaaaatataagggttagagagagagacccacatgaccaaaagataagggtcagagagagagacccacatgaccaaaacgatacagggtcagagagagagacccacatgaccaaaaagataagggtcagagagagagacccacatgaccaaaagataagggtcagagagagagacccaatgTCTCTATATGAATGAAATACAGTGTCACTATGTTTTCAGTCCCCATCAACTG
Above is a genomic segment from Oncorhynchus clarkii lewisi isolate Uvic-CL-2024 chromosome 33, UVic_Ocla_1.0, whole genome shotgun sequence containing:
- the LOC139392576 gene encoding leucine-rich repeat and transmembrane domain-containing protein 2, with the protein product MPHPLPSAGPPDWRSQGRTSHTTKPTRPVLLCLLCVLSSLVDLTTACPPTCLCNATDVDCSGRGLLSMPALTHLPVSARTLLLPNNHLSSLGPGSFANLTSLERLDLSNNHLSSLGPGSFANLTSLERLDLSNNYLDNLPPALFKDLGNLSDLTLHNNSLRALDRDLFQGLVGLRKLDVSLNGLSDIPLGLLDELQGLTWLSVAGNRLHALERAAFEPLANLQSLQLGANPWECDCNLRDFKHWMEWLLYRGGKVDGVECTLPKDLRGRDIRGVPVEMFNYCLQLDDENRGGGGPRSGGKEGSSPPCGRTTGPGAPTSESEVPPAGDLVPVPDCVRRRYQPVSVRRAIGTVVIAGVVCGIVCIMMVGAAAYGCIYASLMAKYQRELKKRQPLMGDGEGDADPEDKQISSVA